A region of the Falco peregrinus isolate bFalPer1 chromosome 4, bFalPer1.pri, whole genome shotgun sequence genome:
GCTCAGACAAATTCCTGAAACTGTCTGTGGTTTAGTGCATGAGCTCTAATGAAGTTAACACAAGAAACCACAATTTTCATGACAGAGTCCAGCTTCAGTGATTTACAACGCAGGGCTTGTTGGTGGATGATGCAGTGTTATGGCTATTGGATGTGAATGGTTGCGTTTGTCCATCTCTTTGTTAATGTGTGCAAACCACTCCTTTCACGGACCCCACCATGCTAGGAGCACCATCAGTTGTCACACTGAATAGTTTACCCCAGTCCAGCTCCAAATCATTCATAGTCTGGCAAACTTTCTCATAGATATCCTCTCCTATAGTTGTTCCTTTGatgcttttcagtgcagcaaGCTCCTCTGTGACTTTGAAAGAATCATTTGTCCcacaaatgaaaattagaagTTGTGCAGAATCATGAACATCATTGCTTTTGTCGAGTGCCAATGAGAAATAGCAAAGTTTTTTTGAGGAGTTTTGCAACTACAGATTCaaattttcccccatttcttcaATCCTTAGTGTAATTGTAGGTCCTGAAAGACTCACTGTACTAAATAAATCCgccttctctggacacatctCTTTAGCCGCAGAAAGAAGgcattttttaacaaattctCCCTCTATGAATGCTCTGCAAGTGCACGCTATGAGCTTGGCAACTTGATAGCTTGCTCGAAGTGATGATAtattgagctgcttttgcttcacaaaagtattttgctgagtTGTCAATCCATGTtttattcttaatattttatcttttcttacTTGTCCGACCAAAGAATCATATTTATCTTTATGTTGAGTTTCGTAGTGTCGATGCAAATTGTATTCCTTGAACACAGGCACTGAATTCTGGGCTCTGAAACAGCTCTTTCTTTGTACTCcgtgaaaaaataatcagaagtccACTTTTCTTGGAACACCCCACACTCGGAgtcaacttttcttttttttgacatCAGAAGTCCACATTTCTTGGAACACCCCACACTCGGAgtcaacttttcttttttttgacatCAGAAGTCCACATTTCTTGGAACACCCCGCACTCGgattcaatttttcttttttttgacatgCTGGTGCGTGCGCTTCCCACTGGTGCTGGCTTGCTCGTCCTGCccgggagctggagggagggagagacggGGGAGccgcccccctcctcagcccggCCGCGCAGTCCGGACAGGGTGGCCAGAAGGGACTGAAGGGACTTTGCCGCGCCGGGGCTCTGGCGACTCGCCCGAGTTGGCTGGGCCTCGCAGTGCAGAGGCTGCCGGCTGAGCTTGCCCGGCAGAGGAGATGCCCGCGCCTCTCGCCCGCCGCGCAccgcagaggaggaggaggaggaggcgggcTACGGAGGCCGGCACGGATGAAggggcaggcagtcatctgcggcttCTTGGCTTCTTGGTTCTACGGCGGGcgtgtgtctgtaaataccggtGGGCCGGACTGAGGAacctggggggccgtatccagcccgtgggccgtagtttgaggacccctgctctatgTGTTTTGGTAAAGCATTTAGAAgaggaattaaattatttaaactaaCCCTGGTACTGAATtggaaattataattaaaaaacataccTGCACTGTGGCAAAATACATAGATACACTGTTCatggtgggtgggttttttttgtttttaatgatttaCACAAGTGAGTAAAGTGCTTCGTATGCGAAACTATATTAGGAGtcatctgaaaatactgagaaaaataaaatattgtggaGGCAATATTGAGGCAAAACCCATCACTCGGATGCCTGGAAAAGGCAAGAGCACGCCTGCAGTCCCGGCAGTGAGGCTGTGAAGAGGCTGTGTAAGGACACTGGTGATGACTGATAGGTTGTCCTCTCTAGATGCAGACTTGTGTGgtttgcagcaaaacaaaacagcacgTCAGCACAGGATACGGATGCATTTCCACAAGTCATGACAAAACGAGCTGGTTTGCCTTTACAATTCATTTAACAAAGCCGTGGGGGTCCCGGTCCcaggggtcccggtcccggggTCCCAGTCCTGGTCCCGATCCCGGTCTGAGCCCTGTGGTTCCCGGTCCCGGCCCAGTCCGAGCCACAGGGGTCACTATCCCGGGGTTCCCGGTCCCAGTCTAGGTCTCGAGCCCTAGTCCCGTGAGTCCCGGTCCGAGCCCGGGGGTCCTTGTCCCGGTCCCAGTCTCGAGCCCTAGTCCCGTGAGTCCTGGTCCGAGCCCGAGGGTCCTTGTCCTGCTCCCGGTCCCGAGCCGCAGGGGTCCCGGTCCTGGGAGTCGCAGTCCTGGTCTGAGCCGCACGGGACCCCGGTCCCGGTCGTCTATATCCTGAGCCATGGGTGTCCCGGTCCCAGTTCCAGTCCCGAGCCGCAGGGGTCCCGGTCCCTGCCGTGGGGATCCTGGTCCCTGACCCAGGCCGCAGTGGTCCCGGTGGTCCCAGTCCCAGCGGACCTGGTTTCGGTCCTGGCCTGAGCCGCTAAGGTCCCGGTCCTGAGCCGCAGGGGCGCCAGTCCCGGCTGTCCTGGTCCTGATCCCGAGCCACGGGGGTCCCTGTCCCAAGCCGCGGTGGTCCCGGTCCCGGTGGTCCCGGTCCTGGAGGTCCTGGTTTCAGTCCCAGCCTGAAGCTGCGGGGGTGCCGGACCCAGACCCGGTCCCGAGCCGTGCGGGTCCCGGTCCCGGGGCTCCAGGTCTTGGTCTTGGTGCGAGACGCAGAGGGTCCTGGTCCTCGGAGGTCCCAGTCAGTCCTGGTCCCTGATCCGAGCTGCAGGATTCCCAGTTCTGGCGGTCCCAGTCCTGGTCCCCGTTTGTGCCGCGGGGGTCCCAGTCTTGGGCCTTGATCCGAGCCGCGGGGATCCCTGTCCCGGTCCGAGCCGTGGGGGTCTCGGTTCAAGGGGTATTGGTCCCGGTCCCAGCCGCAGGGGTCCCGGTCCCTGgtccgagccgcgggggtctGGTCCAGGATTCTTGGCCCCAGTCCCGgtccgagccgcgggggtcccggtcccaGGGGTATTGGTCTCGGTCCCGGTCCGAGCCGTGGGGGTCCCGGTCCCCAGGTTCTTGATCCTGGTCCGGGTCCGAGCCACGGGGATCCCGGTCCCGGTTCCAGTTCGAGCCGCATTGGTCCCGGTGCCGAGGCTCCCGGACCCAGACCTGAGTCCGAGCTGCGTGGGTCCCGGTCCCGGGCGTCGCGGTTGCAGTCCCGGTcggagccgcgggggtcccggtcccgggCGTCCCCTTTTCAGACCCTGGTCCGAGCTGTGGGGGTCCGGTCCCAGTCTtggtcccggtcccggtccgAGCCTTGAGGGTCCCGGTCAGAGCCGTGGGGGTCCCGGTCCTGGGCGTCCCCTTTTCAGTCCCTGGTCCGAGCTGCATGGGTCCGGTCCCAGGAGTCTTGGTCTCAGTCCCGGTCGGAGCCTTGGGGGTCCCGGTCCTGGGCGTCGCGGTCGCGGTCCCGGTCAGAGCCGGGGGGGTCCCAGTCCTGGGCGTCCCGTTCGCGGTCCCGGTCCCAAGCCATAGAGGTCCCGGACTGGGGGGTCCCGGTCCTGGTCCTGAGCCGTGGGGGTCCCGGTCCCCAGGGTCCCTGTCCAAGTCCTTAGCCGTGGGGGTCAAGGTCTCAGGGGTCCTGGTGCCGGCCTCGAACCGCTAGAGTCCTGGTCCCCGGGGTCCCGATTCTGGCCCCGGTCCCAAGCTAtgggggtcccggtcccggttGGAGCTGCGGGGGTCCCGGTTCTGGGTGTCCCGTTCGTGGTCCCGGTCCCAAGCCACAGGGGTCTCGGCCCGGGGGTCCCTTTCCCGGGCGTCCCCTTTTCAGTCCCTGGTCCGAGCTGCGGGGGTCCGGTCCCAGGAGTCTTGGTCCCGGTCCCGGTCAGAGCCGCGGGGTTCCCGGTCCTGGGCATCCCGTTCGCGGTCCCAGTCCCAAGCCACAAGGGTCCCGGCCTGGGGGTCCCGGTTCTGGTCCCGAGCTGTGGGGGTCCCGGCCCCGGAGGTCTtggtcccggtcccggtccaAGCCACGTGGGTCCCGGTGGTCCCAGTCCCAGTCCTGAGCTGCGAGAATCCCGGTCCCGGTCCAAGCCGCGGGGGTCCGGTCCCGGAGCCTTGGCCCTAGTCCCTGTCTGAcccgcgggggtcccggtccaGGGGTATTGGTCCCGGTCCTGgtccgagccgcgggggtctCGGTTCCGAGGGTCCTGGTCCCAGTCCCTAGCCGCGGGCGTCACCGTCTGTGGGGTCCCTGTCCCGGTCCAGGTCTCGAGTTGCGCGGGTCCCGGTGCCCGGGGTCCCTGTCCTGTACCGCGGGGATCCCGATCCTGGGGGTCCCGGTCCTGGTCGTTAGCCACAGGGGTCCCGGTCCCCGGTGCCCggggtcccggtcccgagcGGCGGGGCTCCCGGTGCCCGGGGTCTCGGCTCCCATCTGCGGGGGTCCCGGTTCCGGGGGTCTCGGTCCCGATCCCTGGTATGAGCCGCAGGGGTCCCGTCGCCGGGTTCTTGAACCCGGTCCGGGTCCGAGCAGCGGAGGTCCCGGTCGCGGTCCTGGTCGGAGCCGCGGGAGTTCCGGTCTAGGTCCCGGTCGGAGCCGCGGGGGTGCTGGTCACGGTCGGAGCCTTGGGGGTCCCGGTCGCGGTCGGAGCCGCGGGCGTCCCGGTCGCGGTCCCCGTCCCGGTCGCGGTCCCGTTcggagccgcgggggtcccgtTCCCGGGCGTCCTGGTCGCGGTCTCGGTtcgagccgcgggggtcccgtTCCCGGGCGTCCCGGTCGCGGTCCCGGTCGGAGCGTGTCCGAGTGGGGGGGAAATTAAACCGTGGAGGGGCGCAGCCGCTCTGCACCCCGCGGTCCCCAGGTGGGGGCTTGTCGCCAGGGGCGGGGCCGTTGCAGCAGCGAGCACCCGCGGGCTGCGTTTGTCCCGGGGCTGCAGCGGCGCGGCAGCTCCGTACTCCCGTGCCAAGCACGCTCTGGCAACGTGCTCGGGGGACGGCAGCGGCGCCTCCTTACCGGGAGGCAGCAGCGGGCGCCGCGGCACCACCCCGCAGGCTGCGCGGGATCGCGGTGCCGTTAAcggcggccggcagcgccgACTGGGGAGGCGCCACCGCGCATGCGCGtcgccagggctgcagcaccgaTTTTTGGCCGCCGGGTCACAGCAGCAGCGCTCCCCCAACCGGGCGGGTGCAGTACCCGCTTTTGGTCGCCAGGTGGCAGCAACGGCCCACCAACCCTGTGCGGAGCACTGGCTGGGCGAGCACTGGGCCGGGTCACAGCCCAGTTTACGCCACCGGACCCCGGGAGTGCTGCTCGCTGCGGCTGCGGGGtgcccttccccctgccctttgCCCACTCGCAGCCCGGGCATTCATACTTATTGCCTCCGTATGCAAAAGCACCCACGTGGCTCAAGCTGTTAAATCCTTTCCGTATGATGCATTCCGTTTTGCTGTGGGAACTAGGGGTGCATTTgctctgtttgcatttggaagCATCTGTTAGTAACAgcaattttaaatgtatatttttttaaataggagaGATTTTGCAGGAGTGCACTTTTTGACTGGGAAAAAGCGAGTGGTGTGAATGTGTAGCTTAGGAAAAGCTCATACAAGGTTTTCCCCTGCACAAGTAAGCCATTATGAGCTGTTGCACGATTTAACCTCTTGTGTTCACAGCCGCTCCCTGCGACGGGAAAGTGAGCCGCTACCGGAGTGAAGGGGTGCAGAGCACGCGGCAGGGCTGAAAGGTGGGACAAGGGAGCGGggtctttcctcctcctgcctccctccctcccccccacccgccgccccccgccccccggcagcgGGTACCCTCCGGCGAGGATTTGCTTTCCGCCGTGCCAGCCGCTCGCAGGGGCAGCTCGGCTGCTCTCGGCAGGGCGTCTGTAAGCAAGTGCAGCGCCTTGCAGGGCGGGGTcagcggcgggccggggggctgtGACACCGAGCGGCAGCTGCTCTCGGCCAGCAGCTTCGCCTCGGGACCGAGCCCCCCCAGGCAGCCGCTGTGGGCACAGCCCGCACCCCGCGGGCGGCCCCCGCAGAGCCCCGGGGCCGGCAGGCTGAGGGGAGCCCGCGGCGGCAccgagccccggcccggcgcggaACGGCAGCCCAGCCCCCACCCGCCGCGGCTCTGAACGGGCGGCTGGTGCTGCTTCTCGTGGTGGTGCTTCTCACTTTGCCCTGGTAGCCATGTGCAGCGCACCACAAGAGCTGTGCTGCCCGCTTTCTGGGGCGAGATGCGGAACCGCGGCCTTTTGCACTTGTCCGCAGCCAAAATGCTGCGTAAGCCTGGTTTTGGCTAGCTAACGACTGTGAAGTCGTTCTCGAAGCAAGTGGTGGAGTCATAGTATACTACTGTGTGTGGGTGAGTGTCCCACAACCCAGGGGAAAAgtgtctgagctgcagcaactaGCAAACTAGTTGTCCAATACAACAGTTGAAGGGAAAGCCTCGTGCTTCCCCTGTTCCAGCCCTGCAGTCCTGCTACTGCTTGTTGTGTTTGGTGAGCATAAGGACCGCTGAGCTGGCTGGAATTGACTGAAATAAGGACTGGTTGAGCTGACCAAATAGCGAGTCTCCCCTAGAAAAAGACCATTACTATAGTTATACAGCAAACACcctaaaaatcattcttcttgttAAGTTTtgtaatacatatatttatatataaagaaatatttaaagaactgtatAGATCTGTGCTAGAAAACCTAGGACATCTACTTACAGGTAGTACAGTAGAACCCCTTCTTACTGATTCAAAACAATCCATCCAAGACACAAGCTGAGGAaacacttctgctgtttttgaGTCGGTTACTGTACTCTGTCAGCAGCACATtgctggagacagaagagaagaattaatgtCTTCTGGAAGAATACAGTGTCCAACAGAAACGCAAACCCAGCATCACTAAATTTGCACCCCAATCTAGAATGTTAACTGTGTCCTCAGCAGCATCAAaacaggtttgcaaatgcaCGAAATTTATAACTATTGCATGTATTCTTGTGATGAcgtaatgaaaataaaaaggcatacCCAGTGACTAATGTTCACTCTGATTGAATACTTATTTCCATTGAATTTTAAATTCACTAGGTGAAAAACTtgctcaacttttttttttttttctggaaaggatCCCTTTAGCAAGTGTTGTGACCACTCCTTAAATGGTTTTCAGTTCATTGGTCCCCCTAAAGAGTTCTCCAGTTAAGCTCATTCTATTATGCAcgtgtgaaatattttttttcttcctagcctgaagttttcttttaacctaaACGTAGATAGCTTAAATTGATATCACCTAGGCTCTTTTATCTTTATGCTACTCTTTTCCAATAGCCATGATGTTTTGTTCGCCTCTCAGATGGGAAAAGTGTGTGGTTGTAGAATGGTAGTGCATTTTTGTCCATGGGGTACAAAAACAAGGGTGTATTGGAACCCTGCTGTTACAGATCTGAACGTTAAAgcttgatctaaaaaaaaaaagagttaacagAATAGtgatttgaattaaaaaaaaaaagggaaggggggggggggggagggagacaCGGACAGGACACACACCAGAATACAGCAATATTATCCGGAAATCCTGCGTCTTTGCATCTCACGTACattctcattgtttcttcactcctttcctgtttgcatagGTGAAATGGATCAGCACTTCATCTggcaagttgtttttcttcccttcctcctgaaggGGAGGCAACTCCCTGGTACTCTTGGACTTGTTTCAGCAACACCTTGATGGAGCAGACAGAGATAAGGAGCATTAGATGcgggagctggagcagtatcAGAAGACTGAAGCCTATAAATCTTTAGCAGGAAAGCACAGGACAGACTAAAGGCAAATCACACAGACAAGGTATTGAATGGGACAAAAATATGTGCCTGGAACAACACAAGATTCCCAGCTGGTTGTGCAGACTGACACTTGTTTACAGCCTTTGATGTAAAGGCTTGTTAAAATGTGGATGCTCATCTCAGGGAGCTCATCTGTGGGTGtgaaatagaacatttttcttccggCAAATCCTAGTTTCATAAATACGACATACAGCAACCTacaccagaaataataattgcCATTATTTTGTCACAGCAGTGACCAAACCACTGTTAATTGTTCTCCATTGTTCTGGTAttgcttgttaaagaaaatgtgttttgaattcagaaatttaaagtgctaaaGCAGCtaagtggcagaaccaggccttgTCCCTAGTgtagccctaatccaaggctggtttaacaCCCAGTTCCAGTTAATCactgggagaacagagaaacaacagatgatcACCTTGTGCACACAGGTGCTCGCAGAAACGCAGGTGTTCcgagaaaaaaaatcagtatatgtgaataggaattgctgttcaaagactaagtgtgcttgaaggagtgtgtgagttaaagcaggcagaaagaagatcacGATCCGAGGAGGAGCTTGGAAccgaggcagagactggaagcaAATAGATGAATCAACAGGGACGgggtcaggtgatggatttgcagaatggacaagaccaaaggaaacttctaaaaacctCGGGCATTGACTAATCATTTGAGAAGTGTATATAAGCCGTGCTGTATCGTGTTGCTCTCTGCCACTCGCTGGGGcggtggcccagctctgagggGCGATTAAAGCAAACCTAGTGGTACCCACGTCTGTGTAAATTTTCCTTTAACACTATATGTGAAGCATATGACGGAAATGCTGGTAATCCACCGGTGTTGTGACTGTTGACTGATGTCCCGTGTTAGAATAAATACAAGTACAATGGCTAACAGGCCTCACATGCATGAAGAACACGAGAACGGTGGTGCTGGGTCAATGGGTCTGTGCTTTTCTCTAGCGCTCTCCTTGCTACCACCTAGCACTCAGCTGGCAAGTTcatgggcacagccaggaccagcCCAGCCTCTTGTTTTCCAGGGAGCCGATCACAACACATATGGGAAACAGACAGTAGACAAGACATAGTTCTTCATATCCTTTCCGTTGTTTTGCTAGAGAATCTAAAGTTTGATAGAccttattttgtttgtatttacatTGGCACTTCAGTGGGTCCAGACTAAATGGCCACTCTCTACCTGACTGCTGCAAAAATTGGTTTGAGCCCTCGGTTAGTAACCAGCCGTTGGTtaactttgtctttgaaatacagcaacctATGGTGGAATAGGAAACTGAGACAGTTAGGGACATCGGTTGTATTTACTCGAAGGAGGTGGAAAATTTTCTAGGGaaattttttaatagtgttaGCATAAAAATCCTGTATGTGGCACATGAGCGACTGCTCTAGGCAAATGGCTTTTTAGAATTAGAAGCCATCCCTGCCTTAAGTGACACATTTAGAAAAAGTCTCTACGTGAATATTAAgctcacacagcaaagctgcagctacctgatagcacagtatttttcctggtttggaggatttttttattcatctaaAACTTTCCAACAGTCGTCACTGCTAGTTTATTCCCTGTATGACAAATAAGTAGTAAATGAAGGTGTTTTCATACAATGGAACAATCTgcatgcttgcatttttttcacagctgttgcAAAGATGTACTTGAAACCctgaagagcttttgctttttatactaCTGAAAACCACACTACACAGCTTTTTGCAAATTTCCAGTCTGGAGAATCGCAGAGTAATTGTTCGTTGTTTCcgtgaaagaaaaataccccaACACATCTTCCTTTAGAGgcaatattttgctgcagattttagttctatcttttctatttcatctaCCTCTTCTCTAGCTCAGAAAGGTCTAGTTCTTTagaaattcttttcatttgatgtGTTAGAATATCTCTGTGTAGTAGTCGAAAAGGAACTGGACCTGCCCTTTGTCTCACTGAATTCTCATTTCTATAatacatgcagttttcctttacttattaaagaaaatgaccAAATCCCATACAGCTACCTGGGATCATGGATCAATCTGAATATGCGTGGCCCAGCACTACTTTTTGCAACTGATCTAAAATTCTGTGCCAAATTCTATCGTAACCCAGGAATGAAAATAATAGGGATGACATACTTTGCATATCTTCTCTGCAGGTTGTTATGACCCACTgcaagtaaataagaaaaaatacaggtagtggacatttctaaataaacctCTGACATCTGAAGAAGTCATTTTAATATCAGATTTATTCTCACCATACTTTCTGCATGGAAGACCAGAAGAATCTatgcttttaatacaatttgTGCAGGAAAGCATTGGCAAAAATACTAGAGTACTTGTAATGTTTGTTCCTACATCAAACATGCTGAGGTGAGGTTTAAAAGCCCACCAGTGAATTCACATTTGCCGCAGTGCTGTTAGTAAAAGCTGTAACTATCCGTGTATTTTGAGaatgcttaaaatgaaacacagccTAACTCTCAGTTATAGAACAGTGTAGCACAGCAAAGACGTTATcatctaattttttcattataagatGTGGGTGCATAACCAGGAAGAACACTAACAATTATTTCTTAGTAAACCTTTCCAGCATAAAACTATTTAGTGGGGCAGTGCAAATCAGAACATACTCTGACTTTAACACGAAAGAACACTTCTGCTGTATAGGTagacaaaaaaattgacttAGTGGGATATTTTCGTTCTCCCagtgctgtttcctctcctttcattGTCAGTAACCTAGCTACCTAGTGATTTTTGTGGGACATTAGGGTTAGCATAGATCTTAGGTTAGCTTTAGATGCTTTACATGTTAGAGATGTATTCCTCGTGATTCTGCTCCACGCACAAGAAAAAGCCCggtttgcctttgcctggagCGGGACTCAGtatgttttcaaacagttttccGCAAGGATACAAACACTGCCCCACTATCGCTCACAATGCTCTGGCCACAGCCTTAGCACAGATCACCATTCCACCTGGCCTCACAGTGTATCGATACATCGATGGCATCCTCAGCGGGGCAGAAGGGCCAGAAAGCATTACAGATGCAATGAAAACCATTTGGGCAACATTAATCAAGTTGGGACTGGAAGTCCCAGAGTCAAAGTGCCAAGGGCCAGCACGAGAAGTTAAAATTCCAAGGAGTCTGGTGggttgcaggagctgcctctctTCCACCAGACTcactggaaaggaaagaatCTGGGCACAACCCATCCAGTAGGCTGGAACCACAACAAGTTCAAGGGACTGTGAAGTACTGGCGTAACCATATTCCTGCCTTTTCCGTCATTGCTCGTCCCTGGTAGAATTtgttataaaagggaaaatcatggcAGTGGACATCTCATCAGCTCTGTGGTACCGTCAAGTCccccttcctgcaggagcaTAACAGAGCCTGGCTGCGGGCTCTCCACTCCGCTCCAGCCCCCGTTACTCCTGTCAGCACGTGCTGAGGTTGCAGGCTGCGCTGCTTAGGGAGCCGTGGCAGCACACATTTAGGATGGTGAATGCCAGCCATCCTGAAAGCGATAGCTGTCTCTTACCCTAAAAAGTTTcctgtaatactatgcttctcTGAGGTCCCACTTTTCTCGAattgcccccaccccaaagcaaTTTCCCCACAGGGTCCCTAAGCAAGGCAGTAGAGGAGTGGCTCTCTCaaactccctcccagccctgccctggctgaaagaaggcagaaagaagccttcaaatgagggaagttctggctgcaagagaatACAAGCTGACCAGGTCTTgggatccactgacatcaacagaaatttAGGTGAAAACTCCCCTTTGACATGAAACTCAACTCCCAACCCAAAAAACAGTTGTGATGGGAAACtatggtgggggtgggaaatcagcgctgagggcaggaaggcatCAGCAGGATGGGAAACCATTGAGTTGGGAAGTTGTTCTGTCATTAAAAGTCAAACTGTCACAACGATGGCTGACCCGGGTGCTGGCATAATGATCGCCATGGAGATGGAACCCCAGAACACTGTTTGCCCCAACAAACGCCACGCTGGCCAACTGccgcagcacagagcagcacgCTCCTCGTGGTGCTCCTGCCCTTCGGGTAACCCCCAACCAGCTGTGCCGGCCAGCATCGCACCCCATCACCCCCCTTTGCTTCTGCCCACAGAGAggttccccctccagctgccgaCAGGACCAGAGGTGCCCAGCATGAGCTTCACCACCCTGACCATGCCGCCACCGGTCACTGCTGGTGTGCTGCCCTCTGTCCCGGGGCTGCTGATCACTGTTCGgccttcccagctccacacCATCACCCACCAGCCCGCCCTGGCAAcctggcagggggtgcaggggccCCTGGGGGACTCGGGGCAGGTCGTGCAGCTGCCACAcgtgctgcagctccccagcggTGTGCAGCTGCccccgctgcctgccccttgTCCCCCTGCCTATGGCCGGGGACAGCAAGTGGTGATGGGGACACTTGTGCCCCACcagccagtggggctgggcccATGGGCCGTGGGCCAGGGGCAGCCCCTCTACCCTACGGGCTGCACTGTGCTGAACGTCCCTGCCCATGCTGGGCCCCTGCCACCCCAACACCCTGCGGCTCAGCACTGCGTGCAGGTCTCCCCTGTGCTCCGCACCCATCCTGGCAGCACCCAGAAGCTGTTGGAGGCCTTTAACAACGACGTGGTGGCCAGTGAGGATGgcgtccctgctgccaccccctgccagcccgCCCTGGATATGCtctctggcagaagcaggacCAAGCACCAAGGTGAGGtctgcagggtggcagagcccatAGGGGGTGACCTGCACCAAGGAAGGCTTGCATCACCCTGGGGGTGGCTTGGCTTcgtttgctttttcagaagtggtGACCACCCCGCCAAGCCCAGAGAATCTCCTGGACCTGCCCGAGCTGGGGCCAGATGCCTTCAACGAGGCCtttcctgagctggcagaggacaaTCTGCAGTTTCAGGATGAGCATTCGTCCACCGTGGACAGCAGCGACCCGCTCGCCTGGCTCGACAGCATCCTGGAGCTCCCTGAAGTTCTCAGCGGCTCCTGCTTGACCACCCTCCTCAACAAGTTCCCGGAGTTCTCAGAGTACGTGGCAAAGGGTGGCTGCTCCAAGGAGCAATCACtggcggcagggctgggggg
Encoded here:
- the LOC129784363 gene encoding uncharacterized protein DDB_G0284459-like — protein: MRGGAAAVPRARCQSVLGTGVRSCRAAAAPGQTQPAGARCCNGPAPGDKPPPGDRGVQSGCAPPRFNFPPTRTRSDRDRDRDARERDPRGSNRDRDQDARERDPRGSERDRDRDGDRDRDARGSDRDRDPQGSDRDQHPRGSDRDLDRNSRGSDQDRDRDLRCSDPDRVQEPGDGTPAAHTRDRDRDPRNRDPRRWEPRPRAPGAPPLGTGTPGTGDRDPCG
- the LOC129784364 gene encoding uncharacterized protein LOC129784364 → MADPGAGIMIAMEMEPQNTVCPNKRHAGQLPQHRAARSSWCSCPSGNPQPAVPASIAPHHPPLLLPTERFPLQLPTGPEVPSMSFTTLTMPPPVTAGVLPSVPGLLITVRPSQLHTITHQPALATWQGVQGPLGDSGQVVQLPHVLQLPSGVQLPPLPAPCPPAYGRGQQVVMGTLVPHQPVGLGPWAVGQGQPLYPTGCTVLNVPAHAGPLPPQHPAAQHCVQVSPVLRTHPGSTQKLLEAFNNDVVASEDGVPAATPCQPALDMLSGRSRTKHQEVVTTPPSPENLLDLPELGPDAFNEAFPELAEDNLQFQDEHSSTVDSSDPLAWLDSILELPEVLSGSCLTTLLNKFPEFSEYVAKGGCSKEQSLAAGLGGSEDTDRGVPDVPVLTTTLNRIPDLLECMMEGNCPKDQVVAAMQEDTNPSWQRVATSPLLDAKGKQGGLAAVFPTRLPESPMEPSQEGPMDTSEESPLKGCSEGAHKGLPEGPQQILLNSPLASPPTAPQHHLPCMAQLVEEVLRRQPRVILTHLPPPLGIFSCRVVPRSGKAAGKQAKRPTLADTLGMPEMSPRGSMPPKKRKKMVVCPVAKSSKTLWEGKPHRDATAVGCSGEQGGSSKQRPSNSDYVPTKRARTLRNTRRQGAPRCPSRR